A section of the Paenibacillus yonginensis genome encodes:
- a CDS encoding ABC transporter ATP-binding protein, translating to MSILSTSQVTLKYGGKAPVIRELSLSIEQGKVYSIIGPNGCGKSTLLKALSKQMKVPEGQVFYQEQNMKQMKPKQVAQKLSYLAQSNEPADLTVRELVAYGRSPHQSLLSNRKEEDERIIDWALKAASLKHLEHRNIEGLSGGERQRAWIAMSLAQKTDVLLLDEPTTYLDIHHQMEILELTRQLNRELSMTVLLVLHDINQACQFSDELIVMREGQIYARGVPEQIMNAGLLKEVFGVTAAVQRDEQTGRPYCRIIGRDRTADSTP from the coding sequence ATGAGCATTTTGTCGACCAGCCAGGTGACTCTCAAATATGGGGGGAAAGCTCCCGTAATCCGGGAGTTGTCCTTATCGATTGAACAAGGGAAAGTGTACAGCATTATCGGCCCGAACGGCTGCGGGAAAAGCACGCTCCTAAAAGCGTTGTCTAAGCAGATGAAGGTTCCGGAAGGGCAGGTTTTCTATCAGGAGCAGAACATGAAACAGATGAAGCCCAAACAGGTGGCGCAGAAGCTGTCTTATTTGGCTCAGTCCAATGAGCCGGCTGATTTGACGGTCCGGGAGCTTGTGGCTTACGGGCGTTCTCCTCATCAATCTCTGTTAAGCAACCGGAAAGAAGAGGATGAGAGAATCATAGATTGGGCGCTTAAGGCGGCTTCGTTAAAGCATCTGGAGCACCGGAATATCGAGGGTCTGAGCGGGGGAGAAAGGCAGAGGGCCTGGATCGCCATGTCTCTGGCTCAGAAGACGGACGTTCTGCTGCTGGACGAACCCACAACGTATCTGGATATTCATCATCAGATGGAAATTCTGGAGCTTACCCGGCAGCTGAATCGGGAACTATCCATGACCGTTCTGCTGGTGCTTCATGATATCAACCAGGCCTGCCAATTCAGCGACGAGCTGATCGTGATGCGCGAAGGGCAAATTTACGCCCGGGGAGTGCCGGAGCAGATCATGAATGCAGGTCTGCTTAAAGAAGTGTTCGGCGTAACGGCAGCAGTCCAGCGGGATGAACAGACCGGCAGACCTTACTGCCGCATTATAGGAAGGGAT
- a CDS encoding FecCD family ABC transporter permease, giving the protein MVNKWTNPYQEKALYRLSVITLLILAVVGASIFSLCVGAVKVPLPDLIRYLFDGSFKGPLREIIWNIRIPRIIVGLLVGACLAVSGSLLQGIMRNPLADPHIIGVSSGAGLFGILVMLVWPEYEYLLPPIAFLGAASAAVIIYLLAWRDGIQPVRIALSGVAVSAFLGAGISGLLVFYSDRVQGALVFMVGGLAAKSWPHVQLILPYALLGLLAAVVGAPKMNLLMLGDSAARNLGVRVEWIRLLMTAVATMLAASSVSVAGLLGFVGLIVPHAARLLVGGDYRLLVPSSALLGAALVAFCDTLARIVWAPTELPVGIIMGAFGAPFFLYLLRRNRS; this is encoded by the coding sequence ATGGTAAATAAGTGGACGAATCCCTATCAGGAAAAAGCGTTATATCGTCTATCAGTTATAACGCTTCTGATTCTGGCGGTTGTTGGAGCCAGCATATTCAGTCTTTGTGTCGGCGCCGTCAAGGTTCCGCTGCCGGATTTAATCCGGTATTTGTTCGATGGAAGCTTTAAGGGGCCTTTACGGGAAATTATTTGGAATATCCGGATCCCCCGGATTATAGTGGGGCTGCTGGTCGGGGCCTGTCTGGCTGTATCCGGCTCCCTGCTGCAGGGCATCATGCGCAATCCTTTGGCAGATCCCCATATTATCGGCGTATCGAGCGGAGCCGGCTTGTTCGGCATTCTGGTGATGCTGGTCTGGCCGGAATATGAATACCTGCTTCCGCCCATCGCATTCCTGGGCGCCGCCTCGGCGGCCGTCATTATTTATTTGCTGGCCTGGAGAGACGGGATACAGCCGGTACGGATCGCGCTTTCCGGCGTTGCCGTATCGGCTTTCCTCGGCGCCGGGATTTCCGGTTTGTTAGTCTTCTACAGCGACCGTGTACAAGGCGCTCTTGTCTTCATGGTCGGCGGATTGGCGGCCAAAAGCTGGCCCCATGTCCAGCTTATTCTCCCTTATGCGCTGCTCGGACTGCTTGCTGCGGTTGTAGGCGCTCCCAAGATGAACCTGCTGATGTTAGGAGATTCGGCGGCGCGGAATTTGGGCGTCCGGGTGGAGTGGATCCGCCTGCTGATGACGGCGGTCGCTACGATGCTTGCGGCCAGCTCCGTCAGCGTAGCCGGTCTGCTGGGATTCGTCGGATTGATTGTTCCGCATGCGGCGCGTCTGCTGGTAGGCGGCGATTATCGTCTGCTGGTGCCTTCCTCGGCCTTGCTGGGGGCGGCGCTTGTTGCTTTCTGCGACACGCTGGCTCGAATTGTATGGGCGCCCACGGAGCTTCCGGTCGGTATCATTATGGGGGCGTTTGGCGCGCCGTTTTTCCTGTATTTATTAAGGAGGAATCGGTCATGA